The following is a genomic window from Rhinoraja longicauda isolate Sanriku21f unplaced genomic scaffold, sRhiLon1.1 Scf001085, whole genome shotgun sequence.
TTATCTGATTTATGAAGATAACTAGGGTATTAGTCTTATTAATACTAGATGTAAGCTTTCTAAGAGCCTGAGACATCAATCTAGCCTGTAATCCCAGGTGATGATCACCCATAccaccatctatctctgccttaggtaCTAATGCCGCTACAGAATCTATTACTATAATATCTACTGATCCCGATCTAACCAATATGTCGCAGATTTCTAATGCTTGCTCACCAGTATCTGGCTGTGATATTAGAAGCtcatttatatttacaccaagacgTTGTGCATATTGTATATCTAGGGCATGTTCAGCATCTATAAAAGCAGCCACACCACCTTTCTTATGTGCCTCAGCAATTGCATGAATGGCTAATGTTGTTTTACCAGAAGACTCGGGGCCGTAAATCTCTACAATCCTACCCCTTGGATAACCACCTATACCTAGGGCTATATTTAATCCCAATGAGCCTGATGGAATAACATCAATACTTTTGTCAATGCAACTCTGATCCATTCTTATTAATGAACCCTTACCAAACAGCTTCTCTATCTGTGATGTAGCGGCATCAAGCGCCAGGGATTTATCACTTGAACTCATATTATTACCATctgacatttataccaaccccATGTGTTTAACTTTTAAAAATGAATCATTGAGTATATATTTTGATAAAATAAATATTCAGAGATTATAATGACAGAAAATATATGGCTGGTCATTCAAAATGGTCAAATATAAAACATAAAAAATCCTTGACCGATGCAAAAAGGGATAGGATATTCACAAAATTACTAAGGGAAATTGCCTGTGCAGCTTCTGTGTCTCAGGATGGTGCTGATTTAAACCCCAGACTAAGACTAGCTATACAAAAAGCAAATAATGCAAATATTCCAAAGGATAATATAAAAAGGGCAATACAAAAGACAGAAAAATCTGCAGAAAGCTTATTGGATATTAGGTATGAAGGATAT
Proteins encoded in this region:
- the LOC144591519 gene encoding protein RecA-like; translation: MSDGNNMSSSDKSLALDAATSQIEKLFGKGSLIRMDQSCIDKSIDVIPSGSLGLNIALGIGGYPRGRIVEIYGPESSGKTTLAIHAIAEAHKKGGVAAFIDAEHALDIQYAQRLGVNINELLISQPDTGEQALEICDILVRSGSVDIIVIDSVAALVPKAEIDGGMGDHHLGLQARLMSQALRKLTSSINKTNTLVIFINQIRMKIGVVFGNPETTTGGNALKFYSSIRIDVRRGGVIKVADDIIGVETRIKVVKNKCAPPFKQTECDILYNKGISIYSEAIDIGCKLGIVERSGAWYSFNDTKLGQGKENAREYLLNNKEILEDIISAIKERLIKPSRGPIINSFNMVSNSSGD